The DNA segment CGGTGTCCATGGCATCGGGCCACTCCCCCAACGTCAGCAGCAACCGTTCGCTCTCCATCGGCTCGAAGGTGACCTCTGGAAAGGGCAGCTTGTCGCGCAGCGCTTCGGCGCCTCCGAGCCGCCCGAGCAGCGGCTGGCCTAGGAACGTGAGCCAGTACGCGCCCCGCGCCCCGGTGCCGATGACATCGCTGGTCTCACTCAGGAGATAGAGGTCTAGTCCCAGGTAGCGCTGCAGGAGGTCGAGGAGTTGCCTTCGAACGCCATACCAGACCCCTGGATGCGAGACGAAGGCGAGACTGGCGTAGCCGAAGCTGAAGGGCAGCTCGCGACCGAGTTCCAGAGCCAGGGCGCGCAGGTGGGCGGGGCCGTGCTCCAGGAGGTACTCGGTGGGAAACGAGAAGGACACCCCGCTCGTGACGCCCTCTTTGCGCGAGGACAGGGGGTGGTCGAGCTGCCGGCCTTCGTAGTCGAAGTGATACCCGCCCGCTTCGCCAGGCGTATCGCTCAGCGATGCGAGCCTCCCAGCGCCCGCCCATGGACGCTCGAGAAGCGTCTTGCGGATGTGCTCCCAGCCCTGGTCGTCGAGCGGCAGGGTGTCTCCGTCGTCCGAGCCGTACCAGTTCAGCGACGCGGGGGAAATGGCTCGGTGATAGGCCTGCAAGGCGCGCCACACTGCGGGGGCTAGCTCTCCATGTGAGCGACGCATGAAGAAGCAGAGGATGACGCCGTCGCGGACGGCCACATCGCCGTAATCGTTCCGCACACGGATGATGGGGATGTTCTCTCTCATCGGGTCACCCCTCCCCGTGGCGAGATGAGAAAGGCCTCTCCCCCCAGTGCGTCTTTGTAGACCCGACCCTGGTTGAAGTTGGGATAGGCGCTGTCTTCTCCATACTTCTTCCACCGTGCCGAGTTGGTGTCGGGGCAGGGAAATTTATAGTCGAGGGTGAGCACGGACCGCAGCAGGTCGCGGTCGGCATGGAGCACGATGTCCGGCTTGATGGTGCGCCACAGCTCTCCGGTGCACCCCTGCGCGATGAGTCGCGCCTCCTCCTGCCGGCTGACCGTCTCCAGCAACCCGGCGTTGGGGTAGTAGCGGTAGCGCTGCTCAATGCTGTACGGCTTGGGCCACAGTTCCTCCAGCACCTCGCGGGCGCACTGGAGCGCCAGTTCGTGCTTGCGCTGGCCCAAAAGCATGGCCCGCGTGATTCGTGCACCACACCCGTCTACCTCCACCTCCTCACCGCACTCCTGGCGTGTCGGGGTGCGGTCGCCGAAGAACGCGGTGTTGACCTGGCGCTCGGCCAGCCGGGCGCACTCCACGAGACGCCTATCCAGTTCCCCCACCGCGTTGTCGCTCTCGAGCAGGACGAGCAGGACTGGGGCGGACTCCGCGAGGACGGAGGCCACGATGGCCCGGCCGGCGCCAGGAGCAAGCGCGCTCGCGCCCCTGCCCGTGGCAGCGGCATGGCGGAGCCGACCCACGGTCTCTGTGTCGAGGCGCAGGTCTCCGCGGGCGGCCTGCTGGGCGCTGCTGGCACAGGCCACCGACAACGCGCTGGCCACCAACAGGAGTGAGGGCTTCCAGCGCACGACTCGACGAGCGGGCACGTTCGTCTCCTGGAAGAAGACCAACACACCGACACAGCGCCAGGAACGAAAAAAGCCCCCGAGTCTTTCGACTCGGAGGCTTCTATCGGAGTGCCCAGTGCGGGATTCGGAGCCGGCAAATCACATCATGCCCGGTGCCAGGTGGTGAATCCTCTCCAGGAAAATCAAGCACTTGTGCGGACGACAGGCGCAATACGTCGCGTCCCCTCAAACAGCGGCGTAGCTGTGTAGCAGCACCCCTCACGGTTCGAACCGGCCTCCCGTTCGGGGTGCAGCAGGCCCCCGCTGCCAATGCTTACCCGGCGGTCCGATGGCTACTCCCCGCTCCGCGAGGGACACGGCGCGCCCGAGGCCCCGTAAGGGCCAGTCCCACCATGTATGCACGCACGCCCCTCCCCTGCCAACCTCTGGGCGGGCACTTCTCAAGAAGCCGGTGGGGTGAGAGGCGTCGGAGATCATCACACGCAGAGCCGCCGGTTGAGCAACTCGAGGTCCTTGCGCGCGCCGCGAAGGACTGCCTCTGCGAAACTCTGCTCGCAGTAGCCCGCTTCATCGTCGAGCGATGGGACACCGCCGAGCAGCAACCCGAAGGCGTTGATGCGCTGCCTCATGATGCCGACGGCCTTCTCGTCGCGTGTG comes from the Pyxidicoccus xibeiensis genome and includes:
- a CDS encoding type VI immunity family protein, with protein sequence MRENIPIIRVRNDYGDVAVRDGVILCFFMRRSHGELAPAVWRALQAYHRAISPASLNWYGSDDGDTLPLDDQGWEHIRKTLLERPWAGAGRLASLSDTPGEAGGYHFDYEGRQLDHPLSSRKEGVTSGVSFSFPTEYLLEHGPAHLRALALELGRELPFSFGYASLAFVSHPGVWYGVRRQLLDLLQRYLGLDLYLLSETSDVIGTGARGAYWLTFLGQPLLGRLGGAEALRDKLPFPEVTFEPMESERLLLTLGEWPDAMDTEKGAVPPQYRALARLLEPYLCEEGGLWPPMNRDYMHRWLRRLCP